The DNA window GCCGTCGAGGGCAATCATCTGGCCGGTGATCGAGGGCGTGTCGAAGAGGAAGCGAATCGTTTGTCCGAATTCCTCCAGTGCCGGCCCTCGCTGCAAGATAAGGGCTGAGACCTGCGCTTGGAAGTCCTCCAACGTTTGCCGCTCGCTCGGCATCGAGGGGCCGGGGCCGATCGCGTTGACGCGGATGCGCGGCGCCAATGCCTGGGCAAGCGTTTGCGTTGCCGTCCATAGCGCCGACTTGGAGAGCGTATAGGAATAAAAGCTGGGCCTCAGCGCCCAGACCCGCTGATCGATGATGTTGACGATCAGCCCCGCTGCCTCAACGGGCACCTGCTGAGCAAAGGCGGCCGCAAGGATCGACGGCGCGCGCGCATGGAGGTCGAAGTGCAGCGCCCATGTGGCGGCGTTGAAACTGCGCGCGGAATCATGCTGGAAGACTGACGCATTATTGACGAGCAGATCGATTGGCCCCAGCGCTTCCGACGCCTTCGCGACCAGTTCGCCCGTTTGGCCGAGATCGGTAAGGTCGGCCTTGAGCGCGATCGCCTTCTGTCCTTTTCGCCGCAGTTCCGCTGCCAGTTCCTCGGCCTCGCCGATCGAACCGTTGGCGTGAATTGCGACGGAAAAGCCATTTGCAGCAAGGTCTTCGGCGATTGCCCGGCCTATTCTCTTGGCAGCCCCTGTTATAAGGGCCGCGCGAAGTCTTTTGTCGTTCAAAATCGTGCCTTCTGATCCCGCGAGTCTGTTGGCAGACTATATAGGGGCGGGCGGAGATTATATAAATAGGCCGTGTCGCTTGCCTCCGCGACCAGGATATTCTATGTATTATTTAATAATGCGATTTCCTAAAATAAGTAATTCAAGTTTAACTTCCGAGTAAGGTTAATGAAGGGTATGTTGCTCGCAAGCAACATCGAATTTCCGCCACGTGGCAGCCACAATGATATCACAATTTGGCTCTTTCAAATCCGCAATTCAGTTCCAATTTCAGTCTCGATCCGGAAGGGACATCTGGCAATTTCCCCGCCAATGCTTCGCTGAGAGACAGATGAAAGCGGCGCGGGACTGAAAGGAGAAAAGTATGCGTGTACTCATTGCTGGCCTCATGGCCTCCGCTTTTGCGATTGCGGGCGTTTCGGTAGCTCAGGCGGCCGATGCTGTCGATCAGGTTCCGGAAGCACCGATTGCTCAGGACGCTCCGGTCAAGCCGGCCGGCAACTGGGAGGGCTTCTACCTCGGCGGCGCCGGCACCTACAACATGGGCGACTTCGGTTCCGATCGCCACACCTACGGTTTCGGCGGCCAGGTCTTCACCGGTTACAACTGGCAAGCAGGCCAGATCGTTTACGGCGTTGAATCCGATCTCGGCTACAGCGGCGACGACGTTTCCTCGGGCGGCGTCGAGAACAAATATGGCTGGAACGGCTCCGTCCGTGGCCGCGTCGGCTACGACATGAACCCCTTCCTGCTCTACGGCACGGCCGGTCTTGCCATCGGCAATATCAAGGTTTCCGACGGTACCTCGGATGAAAGCAAGACGAACTACGGCTATACTGTCGGTGCCGGTGTCGAAGCCTTCGTGACCAACAACATCACGACGCGCTTGGAATATCGCTA is part of the Rhizobium bangladeshense genome and encodes:
- a CDS encoding SDR family oxidoreductase, which gives rise to MNDKRLRAALITGAAKRIGRAIAEDLAANGFSVAIHANGSIGEAEELAAELRRKGQKAIALKADLTDLGQTGELVAKASEALGPIDLLVNNASVFQHDSARSFNAATWALHFDLHARAPSILAAAFAQQVPVEAAGLIVNIIDQRVWALRPSFYSYTLSKSALWTATQTLAQALAPRIRVNAIGPGPSMPSERQTLEDFQAQVSALILQRGPALEEFGQTIRFLFDTPSITGQMIALDGGQHLAWQTPDVAEIKE
- a CDS encoding outer membrane protein gives rise to the protein MRVLIAGLMASAFAIAGVSVAQAADAVDQVPEAPIAQDAPVKPAGNWEGFYLGGAGTYNMGDFGSDRHTYGFGGQVFTGYNWQAGQIVYGVESDLGYSGDDVSSGGVENKYGWNGSVRGRVGYDMNPFLLYGTAGLAIGNIKVSDGTSDESKTNYGYTVGAGVEAFVTNNITTRLEYRYTDYQSKDYDLDSGSFSRGYDENSVKLGIGVKF